CCCTGCTTGTGCGTGCGGATGAGCCCGCTGCCCTCGAGGAAGTGGATGTGCTTCATGAAAGAAGGCAGGGCCATGTCGAAGGGTCTGGCGAGATCGCTGATGCTCGCCGGACCGCCGCCGAGCCGCGAAAGCACGGCACGCCGGGTCGGATCGGCGAGCGCCTGAAAGATCACGTCCAATCGGTCTGAATACTGTTCCATAAGGCTAAGTATCATGCGCAAATACTTAGCGCAATAGCTAACTATTGATCGACGCGAAGCCACCGGAGGCAGCCAATTTGTCACATCGCCGTTTTCTTGACCTCAAG
The nucleotide sequence above comes from Ensifer sp. PDNC004. Encoded proteins:
- a CDS encoding helix-turn-helix transcriptional regulator, which translates into the protein MEQYSDRLDVIFQALADPTRRAVLSRLGGGPASISDLARPFDMALPSFMKHIHFLEGSGLIRTHKQGRVRTCAIEKAQFAAVETWLSAQRALWEGRADRLEKFSTEHEEERHDPLSRS